The genomic region GAGTTGACTGAATGACACCCGCACAGATGACACCGTTTCAACAGCAGTTGCTCGAACAGCGGGCTGCCATCCTGGCCCAGCTGGCCGAGCAGCGTGGAGGCGCGATGGGCCGCGTGGAAGCGGCGGCAGAGCATTTCCACCCCGGTGAAGACTCGCGCGCCCAGGCCGCCACCGAGCGCGTCCTGGAGTTCGCCATCGAAGACCGGGAGCATGAACACCTCAATGCCATTGCCGCAGCGCTGGAGCGCATGGAGGCTGGCACCTACGGCGAGTGCATTGACTGTGGCGAGGAGATTGCCGAAGCACGCCTCAAAGCTACCCCCGAGGCGGCGCGCTGCGTGCATTGCCAGCAGGCAGCGGAGAGCCATTCGTCGCCACACCACTGATGCCCAGAGCTGCTCACCGAGTTGCCCACAGAAACGCCTGTGGGCGTTCAACCGGCGCGCTATTCAGCCGTCTGCTCAAAGGCCTGTGCAGTCATCGCAAGTCTTGGAGCTTTCCAAACCACACTTTTTCTTTCACTCACGAGACCTGAACCATGAGCACTTTTCACGCTGTTGTCTGGATGGACCATTCCGAAGCCCATGTGGTGATGTTTGACCGCGAGCATGTGCAAGCCCAGCGCATCAAATCCCGCAGCCATCACAAACACCAGGGCAAATCTGGTGATGCATCCGGCTTCTTTGGAGACATCGCTCAGGCCCTGCAAGGCACGCATGAAGTGCTGCTGTGCGGGCCGGGGTTGGCGCGCAACGAGTTCAGGGACTGGTGCCACAAGAGCGCCACCGCGGTGGCCCACAGCGTGGTGGATTCAATGCCCGCAGATCACCCTACCGACGCGCAGCTAGTGGCCATGGCGCGCCAGTATTTCAAGAAATTCGACAACATGGCGGCGGATCCGTCCGTGGCATGAGCTTTTGAACAGGTTCCTTGTGCTGAGAGCGGGTGTTGCTCGCCATCAGCGTTGAGCGCTCCACCCAGCCCTTGGGTTGAGCGCTTTTTTTATCCACCTGCATCACCGCCTGAGAAGGGTGATGCAGGACACCTCAACGGCGGGGGGCCAGCGGCATCGCGCCCAGTGCAAAGACCGAGTTCGGTATCTGCAGACGCGACATCAAAGGCCGCGGTGCGGGCTTGGTGATGCCCACGGCCTTGCGGGGGCTGGCAGACTGTCGCTCAGGTGCTGGCTCCACCCCTTGGGCCTGGGCCTGAGTCACCAGTTCCTTCAGCGATACCGACTGCAGGTACTCCAGCACCCGTGCGTTGAAAGACACCCACAGCTCGCCCGTCATGGCCTTGAGCTGCGCCACCTGGGGAGGGGTCAGAGGCTGGTAATCATCCACCTCCATGTTCTCCACCGCCAGGATGATTTCAGCCACCGCGATCTGCTCCGGCCGACGCGCCAACGTGTAACCCCCACCGGGGCCGCGCGTGCTCTCTACCAGACCGGCACGACGCAGGGCACTGAACAGCTGCTCCAGATAAGACAGCGAAGTCCCCTGCCTCTGGCTGATGCTGGTGAGCGACACAGGCTTCATCCTCTGGTGCAGAGCCAGATCCGTCATGGCCGAAACAGCGACTTTTCCTCGGGTCGTAATACGCATGGCAACCTCCTTGTGAACGCATTGAGCGAAACCACTGACAAGACTCCAAACGCCTTGCCAATCCAGAATGTAGGAGTTTTGACACTTCGCGTATATTCGTTTTATTGTTCAAAACACTTCGATTTTCTCGATGAATAAGGCCGCGCCATGAACTTTAAGCATCTGCGTTACTTCTGGACAGCTGCCAAGGCGGGCGGTGTGATGCGGGCGGGTGAGCAGTTGCACACCACTCCGCAGACTCTGTCCGGACAGATCAATCAGCTGGAGGAG from Acidovorax sp. DW039 harbors:
- a CDS encoding TraR/DksA family transcriptional regulator, which codes for MTPAQMTPFQQQLLEQRAAILAQLAEQRGGAMGRVEAAAEHFHPGEDSRAQAATERVLEFAIEDREHEHLNAIAAALERMEAGTYGECIDCGEEIAEARLKATPEAARCVHCQQAAESHSSPHH
- a CDS encoding Rrf2 family transcriptional regulator → MRITTRGKVAVSAMTDLALHQRMKPVSLTSISQRQGTSLSYLEQLFSALRRAGLVESTRGPGGGYTLARRPEQIAVAEIILAVENMEVDDYQPLTPPQVAQLKAMTGELWVSFNARVLEYLQSVSLKELVTQAQAQGVEPAPERQSASPRKAVGITKPAPRPLMSRLQIPNSVFALGAMPLAPRR